The window AATCCAGGATTCGGACGGAGAGGTCGTACCGATAGAGGTGAAATCGGGCGATCGTACGAATTCCAAAAGTCTTGCAAAACTGCGGGACAAGTATTCGCCGAGATCCTCGATAAGGCTCTCGTCAAAGAACTTCGGATCGGAGGACGGCCTGTATTCCATACCCCTGTATGCGGCATTCTGTATCGACGGGAATTGGGCGAAGAAGGTTGCGGACAGTAAGTGACAACTGGTATTCTGAATCTAGAGAAGGTAGTCGTTGCCTGTACAGCACGATGGCTACGTCACACGCAGCCGCAATACGGGACTTGTCCTGACTGTTGTTATTATCGTAAGATATCGTATTTTAAAGTGAGTCTGAGTCCTCACAAAAGTGAAGCGATCATTAATGAAAGGAGGGGGAAACCCCTCTGGTTTCATTCCTTCTTTGCAGGCACCAGGAACTCGGCGATGCCGTATCCGGTGCGACCGTCCATTACGGTCTCCGAGATCGTCTCGACCAGAAGCATGTCCTTGCTGCCCTGCATGGGAAGGATGGCATGCTGGAGGATCTTCGCTGTAACCGAATAATCTTTTCCGCTCTTGCCTTTCATCGTCATGCGGTAGCACTTCGGGATGGATCCGTCGTAGCCGATCTCGATATCGATTTTCACGACAGGATCGTTGGAGTCCTTGTCGCCGACGAAACCGGCATCCACATCGCCCATCTGCGTTGACAGCTTGGTGGCGTTGAATCCCCTGTCCGTCCCGTAGACGGAGTTGAGCCAGAGCCACATCTTGGGGGAGCCCCAGTCGCGGACCCCTTCGCTCTTGTCCCTCTCTCCTGTCGCATCGACATCGAAGGTCATGTCGCCGATGACGATCTTCCCTTTAGCGATACCGAACTGCTCGAAGTGCTCCGATGCGGTCTGTGCGGACATCGCCGCTCCTTTGGCATCCACGCAGTCGTGGTAGTCCATGACCGGATTCACGGGAGTCCACACTATATCCAGAGAGGACATCGTGGGTGCCGGCTCCTTCGACACGTCGAACAGAGGCCCGCTGTATGCTATGTGCCAGACCCCCTTCTCCTCCGTGAATTTCAATCCGCTGCATTCGGTCTTCTTATCATCGCACGGAACGGCGTTCCTCAGTCCGAAGATGCCCTTCTTGGTCATCACGAACAGGAACACCGACTTCTCGTCCCTGTTCGGTTTGTTGCCGATGCGCATGAACGCGGTGACCCCTTCCTTGGGGTCGAAGAAGTTGAAGTAGTAGCTCTCGTTCCAATCAAGTTCTGTGCTCATTCTGATTCCTCCAGTATGGTGACCTCTCCGTTGCTTCCGTCCACCGACACGAGGTCCCCTGTCTTAAGCGTCGCCGTGGCCGATTTCACAGCTGTCACGGCCGGTATCTTGTACTCGCGGGAGATGACCGCACCGTGGCACAGGATGCCCCCGGTCTCGGTGATCAGCCCTCCGAGCTTGGAGAACACCACGGTCCATCCGGGGTCCGTGTTGCTGGTGACCAGGATCTCTCCCTTTTCCACCTGCCCCAGGTCCCTGACGTCCATGATGACGCGGACCCTTCCCTGGTACCTTCCGGGGCTTGACGCCGCTCCGACGAGTACGTCCCCGTGTGAAACAGGTTCATCGTCGAAGTCCACACCGTTGAGGAGGAACTTGGGCGGCAGCCTGTCGCGGTACTTCATGAACTCCGCCTTGCGCGGAGCGATGATCGTCCTGATATCGGGGATGTCCCCTCCCTTCAGGATGGCAATCGCCTCCGTGTCCTCCAGGAAGAAGATGTCCTCGCTATCATCGATGAGTCCCCTCTCCTTCAGCCTCCTCCCCTGCTCGAGGAAGATCAGCCTGTTCCTGTACATCATGTGGTCGAGATAGAACCTCTGGTTCTCCCTGAATATGAGATATGTGCGGGCGTACTGCAGCACCTTGAACATTATGATCCTCTTGAAGAATCCGATCCTCTTCCTGACATCGGCTTCCGTCTGGATCCTGCGCTCAACGCCGTGCTGGAACTCCTCACGGAGGTCCACGTCCCCGGCGCACATCTGCAATGCGATGCCCATGACGTAATCGGGATCCTCCGCCCATCTGAGGGCGTTGAGCTCCCTGGTTCCGGACCTGTGCCCGAACTCTTTGATGAACTTGTCATAAACTTCCCTGAACGGGACATCCGATTTCTCCAGCCACTCCACGAATTCCTTCGCGGGCATGGATTCCGCCTTCTCCCTGACGGCGGGATCGTTCCTCAGTGCCACACCGAGATCGGAGAACCCTTTGTTGGTCTCGATGGTCTTGTTGTCCTCCAATCCTGCCATCAATCCGGCGTAGATGTTACCGTCGTCGCCCATCCATTTGGCGCACCAGTTCTTCACCAGCAGGTTGGTCATGATCGAATGCGACACCATGCCGTAACGGATCAGCTGGTAGTGCTTGGTGGATCCCACGCGGATCCTCTCGTACCAGTTCGCCAGCTCCGCATCCGTTATGGAAGTAATATCAGTGGAATCGAACTCGTCGCACAGCTTCAGGAATCCCTGCGCCCATTTTCTGTAAACCTTGTCGGTCTTCCAGATCATACCGTCCCTGTCACGGAACAGCAGGCAGATCTGGGACTTTATCATCCCGAGGAAGTCGTTGGGGTACTTCGAGATCCTCTCCTGCTCCTTGCGCGGGAAATAATCCAGGAGCTCCCTGGAACGGATCAGCTTGGGATAGTGGGCGAAGATCCTCTCCAGCACCGTGGCGGAGAAGTACACCCTGGATTTGTGCAGTTTCGTCAGAGGACCGGATTCCAGGTCCTTGTAGCCCATCATGTGCGCACCCTCGTGGTTCACGTAGTCGGTGAGCATCTTTCCCATGACGGTGTAGAACATCGGTGTCGTCGCATCGGCCCAGTACTCGTCGCCGTATCCCCTGGACCAGAGGATGTCGTCCTTCTCGGATGTATCAGGGAGGGTGGTGATCGCCCTGGACTGCAGTATGTACACCTTGCCGGCCTCCACAGCCCACTCGATGTCCTGGGGACATCCGAAGTGATCCCTGAGCTTCAATCCCTGCTCCGCTATGAGTTTCAGGATCTTGTCGTCCGCACAGCGGACTTCCTTCTTGTCGGCATCGATCTCGACCTGCCTGTTCTCGCCGTCGATGAGGAAGAATCCCTGCTCTTTACACTTCACAGAGAAGTCCAGCACCTTTCCGTCGTAGGACACGGTGTACCTGTCAGGGGTGACGAGACCGGAGACGATCGATTCGCCCAGTCCCCAGGACGCCTCGATGACGACATGGTCCTCCCCGGTGACCGGGTCGGATGTGAACATCACACCGCTGATATCGGATTTCACCATCTTCTGGACGACGACGGCCATCCCCTGGGACAGGTGGTCCTTGGACGCGTCGTGCCTGTACTTCATCGCCCTGGCGTTCCAGTAGGACGCCCAGCAGGTCAGCACCATTTTGATGATGTCGTGCTTCCTAACATTCAGATAGGTGTCCTGCTGCCCTGCGAAGCTGGCATCCGCCAGGTCCTCGGCGACCGCCGAGGAACGTACCGCGAAGTATTCCCCTTCGAGGTTGAAGAAGTTCGCCTTGAGCATCTCGATCTCCTCGCGGGGGATCTCCGCCGTGAGGAACATTTCGCGTATCCTGTCGGAAGAAGCGTTCAGGGCGTCCTCGTCCTCGAAGTCCGTCTCACTGAGGACTTTCGAGATCCCGTCCCTCAGGCCGGTGATGTCCAGGAACATGTCGTACGCCTCCACGGTCACTGCGAGTGCCGGGGGTACGCTGAATCCGTTGGAGATCATCTTGGCTATGTTGATCCCCTTGCCGCCGACCAGACTTATGTCTAGGTCGGAATTGTCAAGGGGTACGACGGGACGGGGACTGCCTTCTGTCATTGTGGGCGATATAGCCAGGTTAATTAATTGCTTTATCGGTATGGGTATTCGACAATCGACGTAAGTATGGCGATTGACGATTATCAGCGGATCAGACCCTGTCACCCTATGATGCCCGGCGCCATGTACTTCACCAGTAATCCTAAACAGGATCCGAGGCACACTCCCATCAGCAGCCCCAACGCTATGCTGGGTCTTCTGCTCGGCAGGAACAGCGGGATGAAGAAGAACAGGAAGGTGAACCTCCAATAGTACGTGACCGAGAACGTTATCAGGCTCGAAAGCGCCAGGAGCAGGAAGAAGTACTTGTCGAACAGCACCTTCTTCAGGTCGACGGGCTCCGCACGGGCGTTGTACATGTTGAGGATCTCGGGCGGGAGCTCATCTGCCGTGGGCTGACGAACGATGTTCCCGCACTCGGGACACTGGTACTCGTGCTCCTTGAGATAGCGTCCGCACCTGTAGCAGAATTCCATATTCACACCCAGGGATAGCTTGCTTAAAAGGATGACCCCTCGTCATTCGGAATATCCGTATCATCGTTGGCCGTGCTTCCTGATGACTTCCCTGTAGAACCCCTCTATGGCCTCCGAGGGGGACAGGCCCTTCTCCATAAGGATCCTCTCCGCCTCGATTTTGACGAACGGGTCGATCCTGGCGTTGACGACGGCCCCGCGCTCGCTCTGTTTCTCCCCGTACACGACCTCGTCGTAGAGTGTCGCTATGTAATTGGAGTATCCGAGCTTCCTCTCGCGGGCCAACGCCCTTATCAGGTCGGTGGTGCCGGAACCGTACTGGGAGGACTTCTTCTTCCTCTCGGCGAGGAACCCGTATCCTAAATCCGAAGCGATGTCCT of the methanogenic archaeon mixed culture ISO4-G1 genome contains:
- a CDS encoding ATPase, encoding MVATGRASDRFRGVMAENYVAQSLTANDINVYYWNPDQYTEVDFIIQDSDGEVVPIEVKSGDRTNSKSLAKLRDKYSPRSSIRLSSKNFGSEDGLYSIPLYAAFCIDGNWAKKVADSK
- a CDS encoding phosphoenolpyruvate synthase PpsA; the encoded protein is MTEGSPRPVVPLDNSDLDISLVGGKGINIAKMISNGFSVPPALAVTVEAYDMFLDITGLRDGISKVLSETDFEDEDALNASSDRIREMFLTAEIPREEIEMLKANFFNLEGEYFAVRSSAVAEDLADASFAGQQDTYLNVRKHDIIKMVLTCWASYWNARAMKYRHDASKDHLSQGMAVVVQKMVKSDISGVMFTSDPVTGEDHVVIEASWGLGESIVSGLVTPDRYTVSYDGKVLDFSVKCKEQGFFLIDGENRQVEIDADKKEVRCADDKILKLIAEQGLKLRDHFGCPQDIEWAVEAGKVYILQSRAITTLPDTSEKDDILWSRGYGDEYWADATTPMFYTVMGKMLTDYVNHEGAHMMGYKDLESGPLTKLHKSRVYFSATVLERIFAHYPKLIRSRELLDYFPRKEQERISKYPNDFLGMIKSQICLLFRDRDGMIWKTDKVYRKWAQGFLKLCDEFDSTDITSITDAELANWYERIRVGSTKHYQLIRYGMVSHSIMTNLLVKNWCAKWMGDDGNIYAGLMAGLEDNKTIETNKGFSDLGVALRNDPAVREKAESMPAKEFVEWLEKSDVPFREVYDKFIKEFGHRSGTRELNALRWAEDPDYVMGIALQMCAGDVDLREEFQHGVERRIQTEADVRKRIGFFKRIIMFKVLQYARTYLIFRENQRFYLDHMMYRNRLIFLEQGRRLKERGLIDDSEDIFFLEDTEAIAILKGGDIPDIRTIIAPRKAEFMKYRDRLPPKFLLNGVDFDDEPVSHGDVLVGAASSPGRYQGRVRVIMDVRDLGQVEKGEILVTSNTDPGWTVVFSKLGGLITETGGILCHGAVISREYKIPAVTAVKSATATLKTGDLVSVDGSNGEVTILEESE